One part of the Flavobacterium johnsoniae UW101 genome encodes these proteins:
- a CDS encoding glycosyltransferase family 2 protein, with protein sequence MLSILIPVFNYEAFSLVEKLHNQAVELNIMFEIICLDDASNLFTNENQQINQFQNCSFVILEKNIGRSAIRNLLAEKAVYENLLFLDADTFPVNENFISKYISQIDDSEKIVYGGILYESSKPSKNELLRWIYGTKREALNVFDREKNPYLSFLTLNFLIKKSIFSKVSFNENIPNLRHEDTLFSYELKQKQIEIVHIENPVFHLGIEDSKTFLRKSEEAVLGLKNLVDSNFISADYVKLSHYFQIIKKYHLTALTAFGFRVFKSLFVKQLFSKNPSLLLFDLYRLGYYCSIN encoded by the coding sequence AATTAAACATAATGTTTGAAATCATTTGTCTGGATGACGCTTCGAATCTTTTTACAAATGAAAATCAACAAATTAATCAATTCCAAAACTGTTCATTTGTTATTTTAGAAAAAAACATCGGACGCAGTGCTATTCGGAATCTGCTGGCAGAAAAAGCTGTTTACGAGAATTTATTGTTTCTTGATGCTGATACATTTCCTGTAAATGAAAATTTCATTTCAAAATATATTTCTCAGATTGACGACAGCGAAAAAATAGTATACGGAGGTATTTTATACGAAAGTTCAAAACCATCCAAAAATGAACTTTTACGATGGATTTATGGCACAAAAAGGGAAGCTTTAAATGTTTTTGACCGAGAAAAAAATCCATATCTTTCTTTCTTGACTTTGAATTTTTTAATCAAAAAAAGTATTTTTTCAAAGGTCAGTTTCAATGAAAACATTCCAAATCTCAGACATGAAGATACTTTGTTTTCGTATGAATTAAAACAGAAACAAATCGAAATAGTTCATATCGAAAATCCTGTTTTTCATTTAGGAATTGAAGACAGTAAAACTTTTTTAAGAAAATCTGAAGAAGCCGTTTTAGGCTTAAAAAATCTAGTCGATTCAAATTTTATTTCTGCAGATTATGTGAAATTGTCACATTATTTTCAAATTATAAAAAAATATCATCTTACTGCTTTAACTGCTTTTGGTTTTAGAGTTTTCAAATCTTTATTTGTAAAACAGCTCTTTAGCAAAAACCCTTCTCTTTTGCTTTTTGATCTTTATCGTTTGGGGTATTATTGCAGTATAAACTAA